One window of the Bartonella bacilliformis KC583 genome contains the following:
- the rpsL gene encoding 30S ribosomal protein S12, whose translation MPTVNQLIRKPRVVPVKRNKVPALQANPQKRGVCTRVYTTTPKKPNSALRKVAKVRLTNGFEVIGYIPGEGHNLQEHSVVVIRGGRVKDLPGVRYHIIRGLLDTQGVKNRKQRRSKYGAKRPK comes from the coding sequence ATGCCTACCGTAAACCAGTTAATTCGCAAACCGCGTGTAGTTCCGGTTAAGCGTAATAAGGTTCCTGCCCTTCAGGCAAATCCACAGAAACGTGGTGTTTGCACCCGTGTATATACGACAACACCGAAGAAGCCGAATTCTGCCCTTCGTAAAGTTGCTAAAGTTCGTTTAACAAACGGATTTGAGGTGATTGGTTATATTCCTGGTGAGGGACATAACCTTCAAGAGCACTCTGTTGTGGTGATTCGTGGTGGTCGTGTGAAGGATTTGCCAGGGGTCCGTTATCACATTATTCGTGGTTTGCTTGATACGCAAGGTGTTAAAAATCGTAAACAGCGCCGTTCGAAGTATGGCGCAAAGCGTCCGAAATAA
- a CDS encoding transporter substrate-binding domain-containing protein: MPPLTSVAHAQNDTLERIKQTGRITLGVRESSGLAYALGNGRYTGFHTEMAENIINDISKKIGKPIRIRYLPITSQNRIPLLQNNTYDFECGSTTNDTARGRSVAFAYTTYVEEVRIAVKKDSGIKSIQDLNGKTIATTTGTTAVQLIRQNGRAKNINFRVINGRDHADSFLLLESGRADAFIMDSSILAGSISRSRNPSDYMILDAVLSVEPIACMLRLEDKNFEQAINDSIVSQIKDGSLEKLYNKWFMEPIPPTNTVVGLPLSESIRHAWENPNNKPKEDYTENSL, from the coding sequence TTGCCACCCCTTACGAGTGTCGCGCACGCTCAAAATGATACACTTGAGAGAATTAAACAAACAGGAAGAATCACTTTAGGTGTTCGCGAATCTTCCGGTTTAGCTTATGCACTTGGTAATGGTAGATATACAGGATTTCATACAGAAATGGCAGAAAACATTATTAATGACATTTCAAAAAAAATTGGAAAACCAATCAGAATTCGTTATCTTCCTATCACATCACAAAATCGAATTCCTCTGTTGCAAAATAATACTTATGATTTTGAGTGTGGTTCTACAACAAACGATACTGCCCGTGGGAGATCTGTAGCATTTGCTTATACAACTTATGTTGAAGAAGTTCGAATTGCTGTTAAAAAAGACTCTGGCATTAAATCTATCCAAGATTTAAATGGAAAAACAATCGCTACGACCACCGGAACAACAGCTGTTCAGCTTATTCGTCAAAATGGACGTGCAAAAAACATTAACTTCAGAGTCATTAATGGCAGAGATCATGCAGATAGCTTTTTGTTATTAGAATCCGGCCGTGCTGACGCGTTTATTATGGACTCTTCAATTCTTGCTGGAAGTATCTCTAGATCAAGAAATCCATCTGATTATATGATTCTTGATGCTGTACTTTCAGTTGAACCTATTGCTTGTATGCTCCGATTAGAGGATAAAAATTTTGAACAAGCAATCAATGATAGTATCGTAAGCCAAATTAAAGACGGTTCACTTGAAAAGTTATACAACAAATGGTTTATGGAACCAATCCCTCCTACAAATACTGTTGTAGGTCTTCCTTTATCAGAATCAATAAGACATGCTTGGGAAAATCCCAACAATAAACCTAAAGAAGATTATACAGAAAACAGCCTATAA
- the rpsG gene encoding 30S ribosomal protein S7: MSRRHRAEKREINPDPKFGDVVITKFMNAIMFDGKKSVAERIVYGALDVVEGKVKTDPVALFHQALENVAPHIEVRSRRVGGATYQVPVDVRPDRRQALAIRWLIKAARGRNETAMIDRLSGELVDAANNRGTAVKKREDVHRMAEANRAFSHYRW, translated from the coding sequence ATGTCCCGTCGTCATAGAGCAGAAAAGCGTGAAATTAATCCGGATCCTAAATTTGGTGATGTGGTTATTACAAAATTTATGAATGCCATTATGTTTGATGGTAAAAAGTCGGTTGCTGAACGTATTGTTTACGGTGCACTTGATGTGGTGGAAGGGAAAGTGAAAACGGATCCAGTAGCGTTGTTTCATCAGGCGTTAGAAAATGTTGCTCCTCATATTGAGGTTCGTTCACGTCGTGTTGGTGGTGCTACTTATCAGGTTCCGGTAGATGTTCGTCCGGATCGTCGTCAGGCACTTGCTATCCGTTGGTTAATTAAAGCAGCGCGTGGGCGCAATGAGACGGCGATGATTGATCGTCTTTCTGGTGAATTGGTGGATGCAGCGAATAATCGTGGTACTGCAGTGAAGAAGCGTGAAGATGTTCACCGTATGGCTGAAGCTAATCGTGCATTTTCGCATTATCGTTGGTAG
- a CDS encoding transporter substrate-binding domain-containing protein, with protein MRRSLSVLITTAIIGLIVSVAHAQNDTLERIKQTGRITLGVRESSGLAYALGNGRYTGFHTEMAENIINDISKKIGKPIRIRYLPITSQNRIPLLQNNTYDFECGSTTNDTARGRSVAFAYTTYVEEVRIAVKKDSGIKSIQDLNGKTIATTTGTTAVQLIRQNGRAKNINFRVINGRDHADSFLLLESGRADAFIMDSSILAGSISRSRNPSDYMILDAVLSVEPIACMLRLEDKNFEQAINDSIVSQIKDGSLEKLYNKWFMEPIPPTNTVVGLPLSESIRHAWENPNNKPKEDYTENSL; from the coding sequence ATGAGGAGATCACTATCAGTATTGATTACAACAGCCATCATTGGGTTGATAGTGAGTGTCGCGCACGCTCAAAATGATACACTTGAGAGAATTAAACAAACAGGAAGAATCACTTTAGGTGTTCGCGAATCTTCCGGTTTAGCTTATGCACTTGGTAATGGTAGATATACAGGATTTCATACAGAAATGGCAGAAAACATTATTAATGACATTTCAAAAAAAATTGGAAAACCAATCAGAATTCGTTATCTTCCTATCACATCACAAAATCGAATTCCTCTGTTGCAAAATAATACTTATGATTTTGAGTGTGGTTCTACAACAAACGATACTGCCCGTGGGAGATCTGTAGCATTTGCTTATACAACTTATGTTGAAGAAGTTCGAATTGCTGTTAAAAAAGACTCTGGCATTAAATCTATCCAAGATTTAAATGGAAAAACAATCGCTACGACCACCGGAACAACAGCTGTTCAGCTTATTCGTCAAAATGGACGTGCAAAAAACATTAACTTCAGAGTCATTAATGGCAGAGATCATGCAGATAGCTTTTTGTTATTAGAATCCGGCCGTGCTGACGCGTTTATTATGGACTCTTCAATTCTTGCTGGAAGTATCTCTAGATCAAGAAATCCATCTGATTATATGATTCTTGATGCTGTACTTTCAGTTGAACCTATTGCTTGTATGCTCCGATTAGAGGATAAAAATTTTGAACAAGCAATCAATGATAGTATCGTAAGCCAAATTAAAGACGGTTCACTTGAAAAGTTATACAACAAATGGTTTATGGAACCAATCCCTCCTACAAATACTGTTGTAGGTCTTCCTTTATCAGAATCAATAAGACATGCTTGGGAAAATCCCAACAATAAACCTAAAGAAGATTATACAGAAAACAGCCTATAA
- the xth gene encoding exodeoxyribonuclease III — protein sequence MRIATWNIAGIKARHETLCKWLQQNQPDIVCLQETKTIDENFPRDTIESLGYHIETHGQKKFNGVAILSKKRPDEIITHLPGNNNDEQARYIEAVYSTNKGAIRIASVYLPNGNPINSEKYLYKMEWMERLYTHAKSLLTYEEPLILAGDYNVIPTLSDAKNPQEWKHDALFLLQTRQAFQRIIHLGFYDALRSVTEDPSFSFWNFQAGAWFKNNGIRIDHFLLSSEAIDQLICAYSQTEVRGYKNPSDHTPVWIELDYNLQM from the coding sequence ATGAGAATTGCAACATGGAATATTGCTGGAATAAAAGCACGACATGAAACACTTTGTAAGTGGCTACAGCAAAATCAACCCGATATAGTCTGCTTACAAGAAACTAAAACGATTGATGAAAATTTTCCACGCGATACAATTGAAAGCCTTGGTTATCACATAGAAACACACGGTCAAAAAAAATTCAATGGCGTCGCAATTCTTTCTAAAAAAAGACCTGATGAAATTATCACTCATTTGCCAGGCAATAATAATGATGAACAAGCGCGTTATATTGAAGCTGTTTACTCAACAAACAAAGGAGCTATCCGTATAGCTTCTGTTTATCTTCCAAATGGAAACCCCATCAATAGTGAAAAATATCTTTATAAAATGGAATGGATGGAAAGACTATATACACATGCAAAATCATTACTTACATACGAAGAGCCTCTCATTTTAGCAGGTGATTATAACGTTATTCCAACTTTATCAGACGCAAAAAATCCTCAAGAATGGAAACATGATGCTTTATTTCTTCTTCAAACAAGACAAGCATTTCAACGCATCATTCATTTAGGTTTTTATGATGCTTTACGCAGTGTTACAGAGGATCCCTCTTTCAGTTTCTGGAATTTTCAAGCTGGTGCATGGTTTAAAAATAATGGCATTCGTATTGATCACTTCTTATTATCATCAGAAGCTATTGATCAGCTTATCTGCGCTTACAGCCAAACAGAGGTGAGAGGCTATAAAAACCCCTCAGATCACACGCCTGTTTGGATCGAACTCGATTATAACTTACAGATGTAA